The Blastocatellia bacterium nucleotide sequence CACGATCACGCAAGCGATCAACATCCTCATGGGGGGCGTCGATGTGGCGAAATTCAAAGAGGGAGGCGAGCGATACGACATCAACGTTCGCGCACTTCCCAGCGACCGCGCGCTGCCGAGCGACCTAGATCGCATCACCGTCGTCTCGCGCGATGGGCGCCGGGTGAAGCTCTCCAATGTCATTGAGGTCGTCGAGAGTGCCGGTCCCAATGTGATCAATCGGTATAACCGACAGCGCGCCGTGACGCTCTATGCGAACCTGCGGGGAAAGCCGCAAGGTGAGGCGCTCGCCGAAGTCGAACGGCTCATCGCCGAAACGCTTCCGAACGCACCGGGATATCGTGCTGAGCTGGCTGGTCGCAGCCGCGAATTCCAACGCTCCTTCCAATACTTGGGCACGGCGCTCGCGCTCTCGATCCTCATCATCTACATGGTCCTGGCCTCGCAATTCGAGAGCTTCATCCATCCGTTCACGATCATGCTCTCGCTGCCGCTGGCCACGGTGGGTGTCTTCGGTCTGCTGCTCGCGACAGGGAAGACGCTCAACATCTTCAGCTATTTGGGCATCATCATGCTCGTCGGCATCGTGACGAAGAATGCCATTCTGCTCGTGGACTTCACCAACCAGCTACGCGCGCAAGGAGTGGATCGTACGAGGGCCATCCTGCAAGCCGGGCCGATTCGCTTGCGTCCCATCTTGATGACGGCGATCACGACGATCGCCGGCATGGTGCCCGTCTCCCTCGCGTTCAGCGAAGGAGGCGAGACGCGCGCGCCCTTGGCCGTGGCCGTCATCGGGGGCATGTTGACCTCGACGTTCCTGACGCTGTTGGTCATCCCCGTCGTTTACACGCTGTTCGACGATCTGGGCCAGTGGCTGAGCCGCCACCTCCTGCGCCGCGAAGAACGGGCTCCAGAGGCCGTCTTGGAACCCGCCCCTCTACTCCATCAGCAAACGGCGAGCGAGAGCGGGGATTGATAAGCGCCCTGGCTGGCGCGAGCGAGTGGATCCCGATGCTTCGCGCAGTGGGAATTTCCCCATGACTCGGGGAAATCCCCCAAAGAGAGTGGCCACGCGATCCAGGCCACGGTCCCGAACCTCCTAACCCTCACTCCCCCGAAGCGTTGGATCTCCCCTTGATCGCTCTCCCTGGCATGCCACTTGCCTATTCTCACGATAGGCAGGGAGAAGCACGATGAAGAACGCGTTGTCTCCCGCGACGCGGAGACGTTCGCGGGCGATCTTCGCGACGCGCCCGAAGGGGTGTCGGTCTTTGCGTCCTTTTGTCCCGAAGGTGCTTCTCGGACTCATCCTGCTTGTGCCCTTTCCCGTCAAGCCCACGTGCGCCGAGCGCACATGGCCCGTGCTGCCGGGCATCTTCAACAGCTCGCAGGAGCGCTATCGCCTCAGTCGCGAGAAGCTCGAGCGAATCTGCGCGAGCCTGGAACGGGTGACCGGATGGCGGGGAGTACATTTCGAGCATGATGCTTGGCTGTGCCTGCAGGAAGCTCACCTCACCACGATCGGATCTCCGACAGCACGAGCCCTCGTCCTCAAAGCGATCCGGGAGACGATCATCGTCCTCGAAGACCGCAGCCGGTCGTTAGATGTCGCTTTCGCAGCGATCCGACACGAGGCCACCTATCACAAAGCCTCGGGAGAGCACCTTCCCCTCTTCTCCCTGTGGGTGGATTTCGAGGATTTCCAACATCTCCGAGGCCATCCCGAAGCTCTCGCCGCTTTTGACCTCGGCCTCGTGCTCTTGCATGAACTGACGCATGCAGCCTTTGATCGGCGCGATCCGCCCAGCTCGCGTGGTGCTTCCGATCCGGGCGAGTGCGAGGCGCTCGTCAACCAAGTGAGAGCGGAACTCGGTCTTCCCCTCCGCGCGCATTATCACTTCGAGCATGTGATCCCTTCGCTGCTCTCCGATCTCTCCTTCGGACGCCTCCGATTCGAGCGAGTGATATATCGCGAGGGGAAGCCCCGACGCGAGATCTATATCATCCAGTGGCCGAAGTCCTTCGTCTCCAACTGAGTGTCTCCCTCCCTTTGCGGGAGACCGCTCACGATCGAGAATGCGACCCGGCGAGCGAACGCCGCCCATAGGCGATGTACACCATCGCGCCGGGGAGGCTGGCGAGGACGACCACCGCAAACCACAGTAGCGCTAGCAACAAGCTCGCTTCGCGCGTCACTCCCAATGAGGAGAAGAAGAGGACGAAGGCATACTCGCGCACGCCGAGGCCATACATCGTGATCGGGAGCATGCTGAGCAGCGAGATGATCGGAATGAAAACGCAAAAAGCGAGAAAATCAAGCGCGAGGCCAAGCGCTCGCGCGTTCGCATAATTGAGGCCGATGAGCATCAGGTGGAAGACGAGCGACACCCCGACGGCCTTCCCGAGCGTGAGCGGAGCGGACCGATAGGCACGGAGCGCGACATGCGCCCGGTCCACCAGCACGACGAGTGGCATCCACCGGACGGCGGAGAAGAAACGATTCAGAAAACGGTACGAGACGTCGGCGAAGAGCACGAGGTTGAGGATGACATAAAGAAGCAGCCCCCCGAGAAGCAGGATGACTAAAGGGCGATCGGCGAATTCCACGCGACCGACGGCGGCGGCCACAAGCGCCACAAGCAGCAGCGCGCCGAGCCCCGTATTTCGATCCATGAACACGGAGGCGAGCGCGCGCACTGAATCTCGTGTCTCGCGCGCCAGATAGTAGGCTTTCACGGCATCCCCTCCGATGACCGTCGGCAAGAAGAAATTGAAGAACATGCCGAGGAAATAGAGTGCAACGAGCTGTCCGTAGGAGGCGGAGATGCCTATGGGCGTCGTGAGGATTTTCCATCGGAAGGCACTCAAAAGTTGGCCGCCAATGTACAGAATCAGCGCGATGGTGAAAAACTCCAGGCGGACTCCAGCGAGCGTACTGAGCATCTGCCCGAGATCTATGCGTTGCAAGAGGATCCACAGGAGGAGCGCGCTGACCGCTCCCTTCGCCCCAAGGGGTAACCATCTCCGCCTCTGATGTTCCCGCGAAGCCCAGAAGGCGCGCGGCTCGACCCGACGATCCACGATGACTCGCCTCCACTGCTGACCGAATCATTGTGCACGATCCCTCGTCGCTTGAAAAGCCAAGTTCTCTTTCGCTTGTGCCTCCCATCGACTCGTCATTGAGTGCCTTCCTCAGATACACTTTGTGAAGGAACCCCTCGCGCCGAACCAGCGGTCGAGGGATTTCCCAAGCGATTCGAGGTGCCGTGCGAACATGACTCCGATTTTCCAATTCTGGTTTTGGACCAGCTTGGTGGCGTGCGGTGTGATGGAACTTCTCGTCTCCCGCCTCCCCCTCGGGCCGAGGAGTCAACGGGACCGCCATTCGCTCCTTTGGCTGGGGATCGTCCAAGCTGTGGGCATCCCATTTGTGGCGCTCACGACGGCGAGTGCCCCCGAGATCTTCTGCCGCTTGCTCTTCGACGGCGTGGGCAACGTCCTTGGTGGGATCATAGCTGCAACGGGGATTTTCATCCGCTGGCGGGCGAAGCGAACCCTCGGACGCTTCTTCACAGCGCGCGTGGCGATCCTGCCCGAGCATCGACTTGTCGAACACGGCCCCTATCGCTACGTGCGGCACCCGGGTTATTTGGGGATTCTGCTCTTCTTCCTGGGCTGGCCGCTCGTGGTTGGACATGTGCTGGCCATTCCACTTGTTTGGCTTCCGACACTGGCAGTCTACCTCTACCGAATCAAGGTGGAGGAAGACGCGCTTCGCGAAGCCTTCGGCGCGCTCTATCGCGACTATGAGCGGCGGACAGCGCGATTGCTCCCCTTCCTCTGGTGACGTCAGAACGTGCGCCCAATGCTGAAGCGGAAGACGGACTTCTCCTCGAAGAAGATTTGATTCGGCCCGGGCGTCGTTTTCGCATTCGGGTTATACGCCCAGATGAAGCGGAAGGGGATATTGACGACAGGCATCTGGAACCGAAACTCAATGCCGAGCGAGGCGCGATAGTCCCGAAGCCCGCGCAATCCGCGAGCGCCCTCCGAGAGCAGGATCTCGCTCCTCGTGTTCCCAAGCCCACGAATCTTCACTTGTGTGAACCCATCGGGCACCTCGTTCGGCAATTTCCCCTGAGCACGCTGCGCGATCCGCACCTCCTCTGGAGTCGCCAAGAATCCGTTCGGGTTGAGCAGGATTTGCTCGAACGAGGCCAGCTCCGTGAGCAATTGATGGCCCAAGGGGATCGTCCGACGGCTGGCGACAAATAAGGGGCTGATGAATTGCGGAAGCGGCGTGCTGACGATCTGCTGATTGGCGTATCTCTTCAGGTTGAAAGCCGATCCGATGTCGAAGAAGGCAGCGACCGAGAACGGTCCAGCGAGCGGAATACGATACTCGAAGTTGTAAAGGAGTTGCGTGTCCCCACCCACAGGGACGAGCGTGCGCGTCAGGAGTTCGTCGGTGAAGACGAATTTCTCCAGGACGCTCTGTCGAATGAAGGGGCGCTGCGCCGGAGCCGGCGCCGTGTCCGGAACGACCGGAAGCGTCCGCGTCGTCTTGAACGGATCGGGATCGTCGGCGAAGATCGCTTCGACGTTTCGCGAGGTGAAGCGCTGCGACACAGGGACGACGGGAGAGACCGAGCGGATGCCGAATCCGCGGATCGAGTCCTCTCCGCCGAGGAAGAATCGGCTGAAGATGGGGATCCCGCCGACGAAGGCCAAGGAATTGGAATCAAACGGCGCGCCATAGTTCGTGATATGGGAAGCTAGCGCGCGCATGCCGATGACCGTGTCTTTTCCGAGGAACTTGATCCCCGTCGGACGGAAGTACTTGAACTCGACGGTCGGCTGAATGAGGCGGACGTTGCCCCCCAAGAACCCGCCGCTGATGCCGAGCGAGATATAGAGGCTCTTGCCGGACGTCGGATCAATGGGATGGTTGAGGGTGTTATAAGTGAACGATGGCACGAGCATGCTCGTGCGGATATTCGGCTGACGGAATGTGACCGGGATGTCGTTGTTCGGATCAGCATCGCGATTGACGGGCGGATCCTCGATCGAATTCGCGCTGTAAGAATACGAGAGACCGACGCGCGAGAATTGCCCGAAGCGCCACCATCGCTTGGTGAGCGTGATCAGTGGCGTGCTCATGAAGATGCTGAACCCCGCCGTCTTATCCTTGAAGAGGGATTCCCCGCGCAACCCGAAGAGCCCGGGGCTCAGGAATCCTCCACTCAAGATCCCCAGACCGCCGCCGAAGAAGTCATAGCTGCGGGCGAAGATGCTGAACCCGAGAGAGACGTTTCGATCCAGGACGTACGGCTCGGTGAAGGAGAAGAGGAAATAGCGCATGAGATTCCCCTGCGCGAGGCTGAACGTAAGGGACTCGCCATATCCAAAGAGGTTGTTCGTCGAGTAATCAATCCCGATGTAGCTTCCGCCGATGCCGCTCGCCCCTCCCGTGAATTGGATCTGATTCCGGCCTTTCTCCTTCACGTTCAGCTCGATGTCGAGCAAGCCCTCGCGGTCATTGGTGCGGAAGGTGGCATGTTCCTCCTTGATCTCCTCGAAATAACCGAGCTGATTGAGCCGCAACAGGCTCTGCTTCCAGAGATACTGATTGAAGACCTCGCCTTCGGAGACGAGCATCTCGCGGCGCAGGACCTTATCGCGCGTGTTCGTGTTGCCGGTGAACTCCAACCGATTGAGGATGAACTGACGGCCCTCCTCGATCTCGATGGTGAAATCGGCGATCCCCTTCTTCGGATCATCGGGATCGTCGCGCAACTCGTGGCGAGGATGCGCCACCATCTGGATATAGCCATTCGCCCCGTAGAGATCCTTGAGGGTCTCGAAGACGCCCTTTTGGATGACCGTCGAGCGCACGATGTCTCCGGTCTTCAAGCCGATGATGCGGAGGATTTGCTCGTCGGTATAGAGCGTGTTCCCCTCGACCTCGATCTTCCCGAACCGATATTGCTTGCCCTCGCTGATCGGGATCGTGATCTTCAACCCTCGTTTCGGCTTGCGGAAGAGCGGCAGGGGGATGCCGCTGCCTTGGGTGATCATCTCGACCTTCGGCTCGCCGATCTGTGCATCAATGTAGCCGTTGTCGGCCAGCACGAAGAAGCGGGTCCGTTCGAGGCTGCGCTTGAGGGCCTCGGGATGATAGATGTCGCGCGAGGTGAAGCGGGTGAGGAAGCTCGCCTGACGGACCTCCTTCATCGCCTTGCGGAGTTTCTTGTCAGAGAAGACCGTGTTCCCCTCGAACTCGATCTTGACGACGCGCACGCGCGGCCCCTCGTTGATCTTGAAGGTCACGGCGACGGCGGCTGTCGAAAGCTCTTCGACCTCGATGTCCACGGTCGCTTCGGGCTTCCCTTTCTCGGCGAGCAGATCCTTGAGGACGCGCCGGGCGACCTGTCCCCGAGCCGGGTCCCACATCGCCTCCTTACTCACGCCCACGCGCCGCTCCCGAAAGCGTTGCAGCACATCGCTCTCTTGCACCGACTTCAAGCCGACGAACTTCAGGTCGCGGATGATCGGATTCTCCTCGACCTCGAACGTGACGATCTTTCCCCCCTCGGGACCATCCTGCACGTAGACGCGAATGTTGCGGAAGAGGTTCTGCGCCCAGAGCGCTTGAAGATCGCGCTCGATCTGGGCGGGATTATAAGGATCGCCCCGACGGGTCTGGATGTAGTAACGGATCGAATCGGCCGTCAGGCGGCGATTCCCGCGAATCAGGACGTCCTCGACCGTCACCTGCGAACGGGCGAGTCCAGAGGTGCCCACGCTCGCGATAAGTGACCAAGCGCCGAGAACGGCAATGAGGGATCGCCTCATAACGCTCCTCCTGCTCTCACGGCTTACGCCATGCGCGGATCCCGAGAATCAAAGAAGCCGGACTTGCGCTCCCCTCTCGTGCGATCCGCGGCATCCGGCCTCACGAGAACGCCTCGCCGAACCCTTCATCGCACGAGCACCGCATCGTCCGGCT carries:
- the bamA gene encoding outer membrane protein assembly factor BamA codes for the protein MRRSLIAVLGAWSLIASVGTSGLARSQVTVEDVLIRGNRRLTADSIRYYIQTRRGDPYNPAQIERDLQALWAQNLFRNIRVYVQDGPEGGKIVTFEVEENPIIRDLKFVGLKSVQESDVLQRFRERRVGVSKEAMWDPARGQVARRVLKDLLAEKGKPEATVDIEVEELSTAAVAVTFKINEGPRVRVVKIEFEGNTVFSDKKLRKAMKEVRQASFLTRFTSRDIYHPEALKRSLERTRFFVLADNGYIDAQIGEPKVEMITQGSGIPLPLFRKPKRGLKITIPISEGKQYRFGKIEVEGNTLYTDEQILRIIGLKTGDIVRSTVIQKGVFETLKDLYGANGYIQMVAHPRHELRDDPDDPKKGIADFTIEIEEGRQFILNRLEFTGNTNTRDKVLRREMLVSEGEVFNQYLWKQSLLRLNQLGYFEEIKEEHATFRTNDREGLLDIELNVKEKGRNQIQFTGGASGIGGSYIGIDYSTNNLFGYGESLTFSLAQGNLMRYFLFSFTEPYVLDRNVSLGFSIFARSYDFFGGGLGILSGGFLSPGLFGLRGESLFKDKTAGFSIFMSTPLITLTKRWWRFGQFSRVGLSYSYSANSIEDPPVNRDADPNNDIPVTFRQPNIRTSMLVPSFTYNTLNHPIDPTSGKSLYISLGISGGFLGGNVRLIQPTVEFKYFRPTGIKFLGKDTVIGMRALASHITNYGAPFDSNSLAFVGGIPIFSRFFLGGEDSIRGFGIRSVSPVVPVSQRFTSRNVEAIFADDPDPFKTTRTLPVVPDTAPAPAQRPFIRQSVLEKFVFTDELLTRTLVPVGGDTQLLYNFEYRIPLAGPFSVAAFFDIGSAFNLKRYANQQIVSTPLPQFISPLFVASRRTIPLGHQLLTELASFEQILLNPNGFLATPEEVRIAQRAQGKLPNEVPDGFTQVKIRGLGNTRSEILLSEGARGLRGLRDYRASLGIEFRFQMPVVNIPFRFIWAYNPNAKTTPGPNQIFFEEKSVFRFSIGRTF
- a CDS encoding isoprenylcysteine carboxylmethyltransferase family protein → MTPIFQFWFWTSLVACGVMELLVSRLPLGPRSQRDRHSLLWLGIVQAVGIPFVALTTASAPEIFCRLLFDGVGNVLGGIIAATGIFIRWRAKRTLGRFFTARVAILPEHRLVEHGPYRYVRHPGYLGILLFFLGWPLVVGHVLAIPLVWLPTLAVYLYRIKVEEDALREAFGALYRDYERRTARLLPFLW
- a CDS encoding flippase-like domain-containing protein — protein: MDRRVEPRAFWASREHQRRRWLPLGAKGAVSALLLWILLQRIDLGQMLSTLAGVRLEFFTIALILYIGGQLLSAFRWKILTTPIGISASYGQLVALYFLGMFFNFFLPTVIGGDAVKAYYLARETRDSVRALASVFMDRNTGLGALLLVALVAAAVGRVEFADRPLVILLLGGLLLYVILNLVLFADVSYRFLNRFFSAVRWMPLVVLVDRAHVALRAYRSAPLTLGKAVGVSLVFHLMLIGLNYANARALGLALDFLAFCVFIPIISLLSMLPITMYGLGVREYAFVLFFSSLGVTREASLLLALLWFAVVVLASLPGAMVYIAYGRRSLAGSHSRS